Below is a genomic region from bacterium.
GGCCGATCTCGAGCTTGCCAGCGTCAACCTCGCTCACGTTGCAGCTGATGAACATTGAATGAAGGTCCCCAATAGTAAAAAGCACGGTGCCGTTGCTGAGCGCCGACGTGCCCGAGATGACCATCTCGCCGACCTCAACGCCCTTGTAGATCACGACGCCAGCACTGGGAGCGAGGATCCGAACGTCCGCAAGCTTAACAAAGCCTTTCCCATCCACGGCGATAACATCCAACAAGCTGTCCATTGTCCTCCTGACCTGGCCCTCGGTTCCAGACTTCAATGCGTGCATCACCTGCGACGCCATCCCGTTCTCTATCTCCATGTCGCTCTCGAGTATGTGAAGCTCCATCAGGGCGAGCCTGAAGTTGGTCTTTGCAGTGGCCAGCCCTCGTTCCTTGCGAAGCACGTTGTCCCAGGAAGTCCCACGAACCTTATCAAAAAGGCGTTTTTGATGCAAAAGATCGTCCCTGGCCTGAACCATACTGATATAGGCGTTTGCTAACTGGGCACGCCTCCCATAAAGCCGCAACAGCTCGGTGTTATCGGGCTGAACTACGGCGAGCATCTGCCCCTTCTTGATCTCGTCCCCCTCCTCGACATCTGTCCGCGTTACTGTCCCGGAGACCTTTGACATCACATCGACCGTGTTCTCAAGATACGTTTGACCCGTCTCGGTCAGGCGAGAGGTAATATCGCCCCTGTCCACCTTGTTCACGTCCGACTCGATAGCCCCCTCGTCGCCAGCCGTGAAGCGGAAGTGCACGCTAAGAACGTAACCTACCACACCCAGAGCAATCAGAATAAACAGCACGATAAGGATGCGCCTCAACCATCGACGCTTCTTGCGCACTTGCGCCGGCAAAATTAGCCCTCCGGAAGAGAGTGGGACAAGCTCGATACCATTTTGTGATCAGAGTAATGATACGGTTGAAAGGCCAAAAAACAAGAAGGGGCTCGAGGGAAACCCCGAGCCCCAACTCAATGGCAGCGAACTTTTCTTGCGAAACTTCAGCTACCGCTTGAGATTCACCATTATCTGTATCATCTCGTTCGCGGTCGTGATTATTTTGGAATTGGCCTCGAATCCGCGCTGCATCACGATCATCGAAGTGAACTGCGAGGTCAGGTCAACGTTGGCCATCTCGAGGGACTGTCCAACTATCGTCCCTCGGCCACCGGCATTCGCTATGCCGATCGTAGGGTTGCCGGACCCAGGCGCCTGAGCGAACATGTTCTCACCCATTATCGTCAGAGATGTGGGCGCCGGGAATGTCGCCAAGGCAATCTGAGCGACCGCCTTGGTCGTCCCGTTAGAGAACACGCCGATTATCTTCCCGTCGCTGTTTATGCCCACCGATTCCAGTTCACCGATCGAGAAGCCGTCCTGATAGGTGTAAGAAATCGCGGAGTTGAGCGCATATCCGGTCAGATACGTGGTGCCGCTGTCAATCTCACTCCTGATCTCCCACGCGACACTCTGGTCCTTTGCGCCATTCGCCCAATTGACCGACGCGAAGTCCAGCGATGCCGCACCAGCGTTGGAGATCAATACCCCGCCGGAGTCGAACCTCATCGGGTCAAAGTCAAGCGCTGGATTGCCCGTGGCCCCGTAATCTGAATCGCCTCTGGCTATAATCACGCCGTTTCCGTCCGACGTAGACGGCAATGTCGTCGAGGAGTCAACCTCCGACTTCCCTACGTATGCAATCCAATCCCATCGGTCCAAAATCGAGTCACCATTCTCGTCAATAGGAGTGAACTCGAGCGTTACCGTGTGGGCTGCCCCAAGCGAATCGTAGGTAGTCAGCGACGTGCTGAAGGTCTCCGCCTCGTCAACAGAAGACGTGGACGGGTTATCGACGGTCGCCTCGGCGTCGAGGTTTATGTTGGTCTTGAAGAGTGTGGTCGCCTGCGGGTCCATCGTCATGCCAAGCGGGAGGTGTATGTTGGCCGCCGCGCCCGACGTGTTTATCTCACCCGTATTCGTCATAGCAGACCAGCCCAAAACATGCAGACCGTTCGGGTTGACCAGGTCATACTCCTTGTTGAAGGTGAAGTTACCCGCTCTGGTGTAGAAATTGTTACCAGAGGCATCCCCCAGCACGAAGAACCCGTTGCCCTGGATGGCGAGGTCGGTCGCTACATCGGTGCTCATAAGAGAGCCCTGGGAGAACGACGGTGTGATGGACCCCACGGACACCCCCTGGCCAGCCGTTGCGCCGCCGTTGTCCATCTGCTGGGCAATCGACTGGCTGAGAATGTTCTGGAATATCGGCACAGACCCCTTGAAGCCAACTGTGTTGATGTTGGCGATGTTGTTACCGAGCACATCCATTCCTAGCACGTAGGAACTGAGGCCCGATAGCCCTGAATACAAGGATGCTAACATCTTTTTCTGTCCTCCTGAGTTTGTGCAGTCCAAAGGGCCGGTGCGCTGCCTCCGTCAGTCAGCAGCGCTATAGCTTCCCCCAAGGGGCCAGCCGTTACCTAAGCCCAGAACTGCGAATCTTGTGTCCTTTGCCTGAAATCTTGTCTCTTGTGTGGGTTCGGCTGCCTCAATCGGTCAGCAGCAACAGACCTCCCCAACGGGGCCAGCCTAGGTGCGCCCACACATCCCTGCGCTATCTCCTAGCCAAAACCGTGCTGTCTATGTTCGTGAAAACCTTCTCCATACTGTTGTTTGCGTCCAATACTGTTACGACCGTTCGATTCTTGATGCTCACTATCGCCGCGAGATCGTCCATCAGCACAAGCGACTCTCTGCTTCCTTTCGACTCGGCCTGGCCCACCGCGTCCGAAAGGCGCGACAGGTCATCTCGCGAAAGCTCGATCCCCCGCGATTCAAGCCGCCTCATGGCGTGCGCCGAGAACCTGAGCCCGTCAGCATTGGCCTGCGCCTCTTGAAGAAAGGCGCCAAAGCCGTTCCCTTGCGCCGACTTCCTGGCCTTATCGGGACTGCGCAGTCCATTCTGCTGGACCTGCCTAACCCCTCGCAGAAGCCCAGGACCAGCAAGCTCATTCGTCATTTGAACTCTCTCCTTCCTGAATCTCAGATACCTCTGATAGCGGCACCTTCTGCCCGTTCATGATGAGATAGGTTATCCCTTGATCGAACGCGATACCGGTAACCCTGGCCCGGATTCCGGACTTTACGCCAACGCTCTCACCGTCCTCGTCCTTCGCTGTTACCTCGAACGTGTACTCGCCATCCGAAACCGCGTTACCATCCGAATCCTTGCCATCCCACTCGAACACATGCTCGCCCGCCTCAAGAGCGCTAAATGTCTCCTCGCGAACAACAGTTCCATCCTCATCCTTCACCTGCAACTTCACCTCCGAGGCGTTCGAGTCCAACTCGCACCAAATCTCGTTACACTTGCCGTCCTCGAGCCTGATCTCATTGGTGTCAGCCTTCACAGTCTTCCCAACCAGTGAAACGGATAACGTATTGTTCACCGACGCCTGATACATCTGTAAATACGTCAGGTTCTCGTTCACTGAACTGAGCTGAGCAAGAGAAGCGAACTGCGCAAG
It encodes:
- a CDS encoding biotin/lipoyl-binding protein, coding for MPAQVRKKRRWLRRILIVLFILIALGVVGYVLSVHFRFTAGDEGAIESDVNKVDRGDITSRLTETGQTYLENTVDVMSKVSGTVTRTDVEEGDEIKKGQMLAVVQPDNTELLRLYGRRAQLANAYISMVQARDDLLHQKRLFDKVRGTSWDNVLRKERGLATAKTNFRLALMELHILESDMEIENGMASQVMHALKSGTEGQVRRTMDSLLDVIAVDGKGFVKLADVRILAPSAGVVIYKGVEVGEMVISGTSALSNGTVLFTIGDLHSMFISCNVSEVDAGKLEIG
- a CDS encoding flagellar hook protein FlgE — protein: MLASLYSGLSGLSSYVLGMDVLGNNIANINTVGFKGSVPIFQNILSQSIAQQMDNGGATAGQGVSVGSITPSFSQGSLMSTDVATDLAIQGNGFFVLGDASGNNFYTRAGNFTFNKEYDLVNPNGLHVLGWSAMTNTGEINTSGAAANIHLPLGMTMDPQATTLFKTNINLDAEATVDNPSTSSVDEAETFSTSLTTYDSLGAAHTVTLEFTPIDENGDSILDRWDWIAYVGKSEVDSSTTLPSTSDGNGVIIARGDSDYGATGNPALDFDPMRFDSGGVLISNAGAASLDFASVNWANGAKDQSVAWEIRSEIDSGTTYLTGYALNSAISYTYQDGFSIGELESVGINSDGKIIGVFSNGTTKAVAQIALATFPAPTSLTIMGENMFAQAPGSGNPTIGIANAGGRGTIVGQSLEMANVDLTSQFTSMIVMQRGFEANSKIITTANEMIQIMVNLKR
- a CDS encoding TIGR02530 family flagellar biosynthesis protein, which encodes MTNELAGPGLLRGVRQVQQNGLRSPDKARKSAQGNGFGAFLQEAQANADGLRFSAHAMRRLESRGIELSRDDLSRLSDAVGQAESKGSRESLVLMDDLAAIVSIKNRTVVTVLDANNSMEKVFTNIDSTVLARR
- a CDS encoding FlgD immunoglobulin-like domain containing protein, whose amino-acid sequence is MDGSSAVTETSYNGTQQSQTTGKGAAGLGEDDFYTLLVAQMQNQNPLEPMSNEDYIAQLAQFASLAQLSSVNENLTYLQMYQASVNNTLSVSLVGKTVKADTNEIRLEDGKCNEIWCELDSNASEVKLQVKDEDGTVVREETFSALEAGEHVFEWDGKDSDGNAVSDGEYTFEVTAKDEDGESVGVKSGIRARVTGIAFDQGITYLIMNGQKVPLSEVSEIQEGESSNDE